One stretch of Priestia megaterium DNA includes these proteins:
- the pnpS gene encoding two-component system histidine kinase PnpS gives MNKFRSRLLLALLVLIIIVLVGLGLLLGQLFKNFYFQTFQERMEKEAKLVEMYISEEGIASPGLKSKVDQISHSLSVRTTIVQKDGKILVDSNPGSKQQRIEKSIVIQQVLKKQLNSKKSFDQIKEDYDLYYYGIPLIIEGKQEGFVVLSTSFDSLKQVNQQIWGLLIGSLGLALIVILLLGVKIMGRYTRPIESATKVAMELAKGNYKARTYEDYVDETGMLSQSINALARNLQESITNQEMQQDRLRTLIENMGSGMLLIDSRGYINLVNRAYKEQFHIHPDDFLYHLYYEVFEHKEIIKLVEKIFMTEVKVRKQVVLPLNIERRYFDVYGAPIIGLNDEWKGIVLVFHDITELKKLEQVRRDFVANVSHELKTPITSIKGFSETLLDGAMEDPQLRQQFLSIILTESQRMESLIQDLLDLSKVEQQGFKLSIHSVDLNTLLYEVTTVLSNRATEKEITLTLDTLPEEAWIDGDSQRLMQVFVNLIGNALMYTMPGGTVHVSLEEEEATITVHIQDTGIGIDADEISRIFERFYRVDKARSRNSGGTGLGLAIVKHLVEAHKGEIEVKSEANKGTTFSVKLHKYLPQM, from the coding sequence ATGAATAAATTTCGTTCAAGGCTACTTTTGGCTCTATTAGTACTTATTATTATTGTATTAGTAGGTCTTGGCCTGCTGCTGGGACAGTTGTTTAAAAACTTTTATTTTCAGACGTTTCAAGAGCGAATGGAAAAAGAGGCAAAGCTTGTAGAAATGTACATTAGCGAAGAAGGTATCGCAAGTCCTGGTTTAAAATCTAAAGTTGATCAAATCAGCCATTCGTTAAGTGTACGAACGACTATCGTTCAAAAAGACGGAAAAATATTAGTTGACTCAAATCCAGGTAGCAAGCAGCAAAGAATCGAAAAAAGTATCGTAATCCAACAAGTATTGAAAAAGCAGTTAAACAGTAAAAAAAGCTTTGATCAAATTAAAGAAGATTACGACTTATATTACTATGGTATCCCGCTTATTATAGAAGGTAAGCAAGAGGGATTTGTTGTGCTGAGTACATCGTTTGATTCATTAAAACAAGTAAATCAGCAAATTTGGGGCCTTCTTATTGGAAGCTTAGGTCTAGCTTTGATTGTGATTTTACTCTTAGGTGTAAAGATTATGGGACGCTATACCCGTCCTATTGAATCGGCAACCAAGGTGGCTATGGAACTTGCAAAAGGGAATTATAAAGCTCGTACATATGAAGATTATGTAGATGAAACAGGGATGCTGAGTCAGTCTATTAACGCACTTGCTCGTAATCTGCAAGAGTCTATCACTAATCAAGAAATGCAGCAGGACAGGCTGCGCACGCTAATTGAAAATATGGGAAGCGGCATGCTTCTTATCGATAGTCGGGGCTATATAAACTTAGTGAATCGAGCTTATAAAGAGCAGTTTCATATACATCCGGATGACTTCCTTTATCATTTGTATTACGAGGTATTTGAGCACAAAGAAATCATTAAGCTTGTGGAAAAAATATTTATGACGGAAGTAAAGGTTCGAAAACAAGTGGTTCTGCCTTTAAATATTGAACGAAGATATTTTGATGTTTACGGAGCGCCGATTATTGGCTTAAACGATGAATGGAAAGGGATTGTGCTTGTTTTCCATGATATTACCGAGCTGAAAAAACTAGAACAAGTGCGCCGTGACTTTGTAGCGAATGTGTCTCATGAACTAAAAACCCCTATTACTTCCATTAAAGGGTTTAGTGAGACATTATTAGACGGTGCCATGGAAGATCCGCAGCTGCGACAGCAGTTCCTATCTATTATTCTCACGGAAAGTCAGCGCATGGAGAGCTTGATTCAAGATCTTTTAGATTTGTCTAAAGTTGAACAGCAAGGGTTTAAACTAAGCATTCATTCAGTAGATCTGAATACGCTTCTTTACGAAGTGACGACAGTGCTATCAAACCGAGCGACTGAAAAAGAAATCACGCTAACGTTAGATACGCTTCCTGAAGAAGCGTGGATTGATGGTGACAGTCAGCGCCTTATGCAAGTGTTTGTTAACTTAATCGGCAATGCGCTCATGTATACAATGCCTGGAGGAACCGTTCACGTTTCGCTTGAAGAGGAAGAAGCAACGATTACGGTTCATATTCAAGATACAGGTATCGGTATTGATGCCGATGAAATTTCACGTATTTTTGAGCGCTTTTACCGAGTAGATAAAGCAAGAAGCCGTAATTCGGGAGGAACAGGTCTTGGATTAGCAATTGTTAAACACCTTGTTGAAGCTCATAAAGGGGAAATTGAAGTGAAAAGTGAAGCCAACAAAGGGACAACTTTTTCGGTGAAGCTGCACAAGTATTTGCCGCAGATGTAA
- a CDS encoding response regulator transcription factor, whose translation MSKKLLVVDDEQSISTLLQYNLQQAGFTVETAEDGEEGYNKALEGKPDLIVLDLMLPKMDGIEVCKKLRQQKVMTPILMLTAKDDEFDKVLGLELGADDYMTKPFSPREVVARVKAILRRTQIIAQENEQEEDGERIMIGDLKILPDHYEAYFNQEQLELTPKEFELLLYLAKYKGRVLTRDQLLSAVWNYDFAGDTRIVDVHISHLREKIEHNTRKPVYIKTIRGLGYKLEEPKVDE comes from the coding sequence ATGAGTAAGAAATTATTAGTCGTAGATGATGAACAATCAATTTCAACATTATTACAATATAATTTACAACAAGCTGGCTTTACAGTAGAAACAGCTGAAGACGGGGAAGAAGGATACAACAAGGCACTAGAAGGAAAACCGGATTTAATTGTGTTAGACTTGATGCTTCCTAAGATGGATGGAATTGAAGTTTGTAAAAAGCTTCGTCAGCAAAAAGTGATGACGCCTATTTTAATGTTAACTGCAAAAGACGATGAATTTGACAAAGTATTAGGGCTAGAGCTTGGCGCAGATGACTACATGACGAAACCATTTAGCCCTCGAGAAGTAGTAGCGCGTGTAAAAGCCATTTTACGCAGAACACAAATTATTGCTCAGGAAAATGAACAAGAGGAAGATGGCGAACGCATCATGATCGGTGATTTAAAAATTCTTCCAGATCATTATGAGGCCTACTTTAATCAAGAGCAGCTTGAGCTTACTCCGAAAGAATTTGAGTTATTATTATATTTGGCAAAATACAAAGGGCGGGTATTAACTCGTGATCAGCTGCTAAGTGCAGTGTGGAATTATGATTTTGCCGGAGATACGCGAATTGTAGATGTGCACATCAGCCATTTGCGTGAGAAAATTGAACACAATACGCGAAAACCTGTTTATATAAAAACGATTAGAGGATTAGGATATAAGCTGGAGGAACCAAAGGTAGATGAATAA
- a CDS encoding MaoC family dehydratase has product MVLGKKQKIGRSIEDIKVGEKLTLTERIEDKDILLYLGLTNDSNPLYIQHDYASQTPFKKPIVPSIMITGIMTAAISKYLPGPGSHVAEHTVAFPQKIHHYSTIEFLFEVTEVNVSSRTVTIEVEAVNEQKEKVVTARFLVYPPFRLPSVETHDFENF; this is encoded by the coding sequence ATGGTATTAGGTAAAAAACAAAAAATAGGTCGAAGTATTGAAGATATAAAAGTTGGAGAAAAATTAACGCTAACTGAACGAATTGAAGATAAGGATATCTTATTGTACTTAGGGCTGACAAATGATTCTAACCCTTTATACATTCAGCATGATTACGCATCTCAGACCCCTTTTAAAAAACCTATTGTGCCAAGTATTATGATTACCGGTATTATGACAGCAGCCATTTCAAAGTATTTGCCCGGACCTGGAAGTCACGTTGCAGAACATACGGTAGCCTTCCCTCAAAAAATTCATCATTATAGCACGATTGAATTTTTATTTGAAGTCACAGAGGTAAATGTTTCTTCTAGAACTGTTACGATTGAGGTGGAAGCGGTCAATGAGCAAAAAGAGAAAGTAGTAACGGCACGGTTTCTTGTGTATCCGCCGTTTAGACTTCCATCAGTAGAGACACACGACTTTGAAAATTTTTAA
- the mdh gene encoding malate dehydrogenase translates to MANMRKKVSVIGAGFTGATTAFLIGQKELADVVLVDIPQLENPAKGKALDMLEASPVQGFDANITGTANYEDTADSDIVIITAGIARKPGMSRDDLVTTNQKIMKSVTQEVVKYSPNCHIIVLTNPVDAMTYTVFKESGFPKNRVIGQSGVLDSARFRTFVAQELNISVKDITGFVLGGHGDDMVPLVRYSYAGGIPLETLIPKARLEAIVERTRKGGGEIVNLLGNGSAYYAPAASLVEMTEAILKDQRRILPAIAYLEGEYGYNGIYLGVPTVLGAAGIEQVIELELTDSEKSALDQSAKSVKTVMGVLA, encoded by the coding sequence ATGGCAAATATGCGTAAAAAAGTATCTGTTATCGGAGCGGGCTTTACGGGAGCTACAACTGCTTTTTTAATTGGTCAAAAAGAATTAGCTGATGTTGTATTAGTTGATATTCCGCAATTAGAAAATCCAGCTAAAGGTAAGGCGCTGGATATGTTAGAAGCAAGTCCTGTACAAGGCTTTGACGCTAACATTACAGGAACAGCCAACTACGAAGACACAGCTGATTCTGACATTGTCATTATTACAGCTGGTATCGCGCGTAAGCCAGGTATGAGTCGCGATGATTTAGTAACAACGAACCAAAAAATCATGAAGTCTGTTACTCAAGAAGTTGTTAAATACTCGCCAAACTGTCACATCATCGTGTTGACAAACCCGGTAGATGCTATGACGTACACAGTATTTAAAGAATCTGGTTTTCCTAAAAACCGCGTAATCGGTCAATCAGGCGTATTAGATTCTGCACGTTTCCGTACGTTCGTAGCGCAGGAGTTAAACATTTCAGTGAAAGATATCACAGGTTTTGTACTTGGTGGACATGGCGACGATATGGTACCTCTTGTACGCTACTCATATGCTGGCGGTATTCCTCTTGAAACGCTTATTCCAAAAGCGCGTCTTGAAGCAATTGTTGAAAGAACACGCAAAGGCGGCGGCGAGATCGTTAACCTATTAGGTAACGGAAGTGCGTACTACGCGCCTGCTGCTTCTTTAGTAGAAATGACAGAAGCGATCTTAAAAGATCAGCGTCGTATTTTACCAGCGATTGCTTACCTAGAGGGTGAATATGGTTATAACGGCATCTACTTAGGTGTTCCAACCGTATTAGGAGCTGCAGGAATTGAGCAAGTAATTGAATTAGAACTTACTGATTCTGAAAAATCTGCGTTAGATCAATCAGCAAAATCAGTCAAAACTGTCATGGGTGTATTAGCTTAA
- the icd gene encoding NADP-dependent isocitrate dehydrogenase, protein MLMTKGEQISVANGVLNVPNNPIIPFIEGDGIGPDIWAAASRVLEAAVAKAYNGEKEIVWKEVLAGEKAFNQTGEWLPEETLDAIREYIIAIKGPLTTPVGGGIRSLNVALRQELDLFTCLRPVRYFEGVPSPIKRPEDTDMVIFRENTEDIYAGIEYAKGSEEVQKLVSFLQTELGVNKIRFPETSGLGIKPISSEGTERLVRAAINYAIEQGRKSVTLVHKGNIMKYTEGAFKNWGYELAEKEFGDKVFTWAQYDRIVEKEGAQAANKAQAEAEAAGKIIVKDSIADIFLQQILTRPREFDVVATMNLNGDYISDALAAQVGGIGIAPGANINYETGHAIFEATHGTAPKYAGLDKVNPSSVLLSGVLMLEHLGWNEAADLIMKSMEKTIASKVVTYDFARLMDGATEVKCSEFADELISNLGKQVTV, encoded by the coding sequence ATTCTCATGACAAAAGGTGAACAAATTTCTGTAGCAAACGGCGTTTTAAACGTACCAAATAACCCAATTATTCCATTTATCGAAGGTGACGGAATTGGTCCGGATATCTGGGCAGCAGCTTCCCGCGTATTAGAAGCAGCAGTTGCAAAAGCATACAATGGTGAAAAAGAAATCGTTTGGAAAGAAGTATTAGCAGGTGAAAAAGCATTTAATCAAACTGGCGAATGGTTACCGGAAGAAACGTTAGATGCAATTCGCGAATACATAATTGCAATCAAAGGACCATTAACGACACCAGTAGGCGGTGGAATTCGTTCTCTAAACGTGGCATTGCGTCAAGAATTAGACTTATTTACATGCTTACGTCCTGTTCGTTATTTTGAAGGTGTACCTTCTCCAATTAAGCGCCCAGAAGATACAGATATGGTTATCTTCCGTGAAAATACTGAAGATATTTATGCTGGTATTGAATATGCAAAGGGTTCTGAAGAAGTACAAAAGCTTGTTTCATTCCTACAAACGGAATTAGGCGTAAATAAAATCCGTTTCCCTGAAACTTCTGGATTAGGTATTAAGCCTATTTCTTCTGAAGGAACAGAGCGTCTTGTGCGTGCAGCAATCAACTATGCAATTGAACAAGGCCGCAAGTCTGTTACGCTTGTACACAAAGGTAACATTATGAAATATACAGAAGGCGCATTTAAAAATTGGGGCTATGAGCTAGCTGAAAAAGAATTCGGCGATAAAGTATTTACTTGGGCTCAATATGACCGCATCGTTGAAAAAGAAGGTGCACAGGCTGCAAACAAAGCTCAAGCAGAAGCGGAAGCAGCAGGAAAAATTATTGTAAAAGATTCAATTGCAGATATCTTCTTACAACAAATTTTAACTCGTCCACGTGAATTCGATGTAGTAGCAACAATGAATTTAAATGGAGATTACATTTCAGATGCATTAGCAGCACAAGTTGGTGGTATTGGAATTGCTCCAGGGGCAAATATCAACTACGAAACTGGACATGCTATCTTTGAAGCAACTCACGGTACAGCACCTAAATATGCTGGTTTAGATAAAGTAAACCCGTCTTCTGTATTATTATCAGGTGTGTTAATGCTTGAACACCTTGGCTGGAATGAAGCAGCGGATTTAATCATGAAATCAATGGAAAAAACAATTGCTTCAAAAGTAGTAACATATGATTTCGCACGTTTAATGGACGGCGCAACAGAAGTGAAGTGTTCAGAGTTTGCTGATGAATTAATTAGCAATCTAGGAAAACAAGTAACAGTTTAA
- the citZ gene encoding citrate synthase has protein sequence MTATRGLEGVVATTSAVSSIIDDTLTYQGYNIDDLANYATFEEVVYLLWHGKLPNKEELSVFSRLLAENAKLPQEVLNHFKTYPIQDVHPMAALRTVVSLLGLYDPEADLMDEEANYRKAVRLQAQLPTVVTAFSRVRNGLEPIEPNENYSIAANFLYMLTGEEPTDIQVEAFDKALVLHADHELNASTFTARVCVATLSDIYSGITAAIGALKGPLHGGANEAVMKMLSDIQTVENAEPYIREKLAKKEKIMGFGHRVYQQGDPRAKHLKEMSEKLTKQAGDTTLYDMSVKIEEIVTGEKKLPPNVDFYSASVYHSLGIDHDLFTPIFAVSRVSGWIAHILEQYSNNRLIRPRADYIGPGKQTYIPLEERS, from the coding sequence ATGACAGCAACTCGAGGTCTAGAAGGGGTAGTCGCTACAACGTCAGCAGTAAGTTCAATTATTGATGACACTTTAACATATCAAGGCTACAATATTGATGATTTAGCGAATTATGCAACATTTGAAGAAGTGGTGTATTTACTATGGCACGGAAAATTACCTAATAAAGAAGAATTATCTGTGTTTTCTAGATTACTAGCAGAAAACGCTAAATTACCCCAAGAAGTCTTAAATCATTTCAAAACTTATCCAATTCAAGATGTTCATCCAATGGCAGCTTTAAGAACAGTCGTATCACTATTGGGGTTGTACGATCCTGAAGCTGATTTAATGGATGAAGAAGCAAATTATCGCAAAGCTGTTCGTTTGCAAGCACAATTACCAACAGTGGTGACTGCTTTTTCAAGAGTTCGCAACGGATTAGAGCCAATTGAGCCAAACGAAAATTATAGCATTGCCGCTAACTTTTTATATATGTTAACCGGCGAAGAGCCAACTGATATCCAAGTAGAAGCGTTTGATAAAGCACTTGTCTTACACGCTGACCATGAGCTAAATGCTTCAACTTTTACAGCGCGTGTCTGTGTGGCAACGTTATCCGATATTTATTCAGGAATTACAGCCGCTATTGGGGCGTTAAAGGGTCCTCTTCACGGGGGAGCGAATGAAGCTGTTATGAAAATGTTGTCTGACATTCAAACAGTTGAAAATGCAGAACCTTACATTCGCGAAAAGCTCGCAAAAAAAGAAAAGATTATGGGATTTGGACATCGTGTGTATCAGCAGGGTGATCCTCGTGCCAAGCACTTGAAAGAAATGTCTGAAAAACTTACAAAACAAGCAGGAGATACAACGCTATACGATATGTCAGTGAAAATTGAGGAAATCGTAACAGGCGAGAAAAAGCTTCCGCCAAACGTTGATTTCTATTCAGCTTCTGTATACCACAGCTTAGGTATTGATCACGATCTATTTACTCCGATTTTTGCCGTAAGCCGCGTATCAGGATGGATTGCTCACATTTTAGAGCAGTATTCAAACAATCGTTTGATTCGTCCAAGAGCTGATTATATCGGTCCTGGAAAACAAACGTACATTCCGCTTGAAGAGCGCAGCTAA
- a CDS encoding DUF441 domain-containing protein, with product MFSQPMLFLAVLLVIGLVAKNQSLIIAVAFLLILKLIGLDGKVFPFLQSKGINIGVTVITIAVLVPIATGDIGFKQLGEAVKSSYAWIALGAGIAVAIIAKYGLTLLEDDPHITTALVFGTILAVALFQGVAVGPLIGAGIAYLFMKLTELFS from the coding sequence ATGTTCTCACAACCCATGCTTTTTTTAGCTGTTTTACTCGTAATTGGATTAGTGGCTAAAAATCAATCATTAATCATTGCAGTTGCATTTTTACTTATTTTAAAATTAATCGGGTTAGACGGTAAGGTTTTTCCGTTTCTACAATCAAAAGGAATTAATATTGGAGTAACGGTTATTACAATTGCCGTTCTTGTGCCAATTGCAACAGGAGACATAGGGTTCAAACAATTAGGAGAAGCCGTGAAATCTTCTTATGCTTGGATTGCTCTAGGAGCCGGAATTGCTGTAGCAATTATTGCCAAATATGGACTTACACTCTTGGAAGATGATCCGCATATTACGACCGCTTTAGTTTTTGGCACAATTCTTGCTGTGGCGCTGTTTCAAGGGGTAGCAGTAGGTCCGTTAATCGGTGCTGGAATTGCTTATTTATTTATGAAATTAACTGAACTTTTTTCGTAG
- the ytvI gene encoding sporulation integral membrane protein YtvI yields MYKLHLHRLFRLACVLVIIAASMFLSYYVSSLIYPFIIACCIAFFINPMVNLFELKLRLPRYLAVLLSMVLIFSLLAGLITLLITEIIAGSTYLAKVVPTNFKEVVIFIENIATEQILPFYERITSMFNNLNTGQQATILSNIKGVGNHIAQTVGDFLQNVLQSIPVLLSVLPNAATVIIFSLLATFFISKDWYKLMAKSSVFIPKKVRENGQTVVVELKNALFGFIKAQLTLISITTIIVLFGLLVLRVDYAITVALLIGLVDILPYLGTGLVFVPWMIYAFATDNVSFAVGLSVLYAVVLVQRQIMEPKILSSSIGLDPLATLIALFVGYQLIGFFGLIVGPVILVILKTLHTTGVFKETWQFIIGK; encoded by the coding sequence GTGTACAAGCTTCATTTACATCGACTATTTCGCTTAGCTTGTGTGTTGGTAATTATTGCAGCATCTATGTTTCTTAGTTATTATGTCTCTTCTCTCATATATCCATTTATTATCGCCTGCTGCATCGCTTTTTTTATAAATCCTATGGTTAATCTATTTGAATTGAAGCTGCGCTTACCCCGCTACTTAGCTGTTTTACTGTCAATGGTTCTTATCTTCTCTCTTTTGGCCGGACTTATTACGTTACTTATCACAGAAATCATTGCAGGAAGTACGTATTTAGCGAAAGTTGTTCCCACAAATTTCAAAGAAGTAGTCATATTTATTGAAAATATTGCTACAGAACAAATACTTCCGTTTTATGAACGCATTACTTCTATGTTTAATAACTTAAATACCGGTCAGCAAGCAACTATTTTATCGAACATTAAAGGGGTAGGCAACCATATCGCTCAAACAGTGGGCGATTTTCTGCAAAATGTATTGCAAAGCATCCCAGTACTTTTATCCGTATTGCCTAATGCAGCTACTGTGATTATTTTTTCATTACTGGCTACTTTTTTTATTAGTAAAGATTGGTACAAGCTGATGGCTAAAAGCAGCGTGTTTATTCCTAAAAAAGTAAGAGAAAATGGACAGACAGTTGTTGTGGAGCTTAAAAATGCACTGTTTGGTTTTATTAAAGCTCAGCTTACGCTTATTTCGATTACCACAATCATCGTTCTTTTTGGTTTACTTGTTCTTAGGGTTGATTATGCTATTACAGTCGCTTTATTAATTGGCTTAGTAGATATTCTTCCTTACCTCGGAACAGGACTGGTTTTTGTTCCTTGGATGATTTATGCATTTGCAACAGATAACGTGTCATTTGCTGTAGGGCTTTCGGTACTATATGCTGTAGTACTAGTGCAGCGACAAATTATGGAACCAAAAATTTTGTCATCAAGCATTGGTCTTGATCCTCTCGCTACATTAATTGCTTTATTTGTAGGATATCAATTGATTGGATTTTTCGGATTAATAGTTGGCCCTGTTATTCTTGTTATTCTAAAAACACTTCATACAACGGGGGTTTTTAAAGAAACGTGGCAATTTATTATAGGAAAATGA
- a CDS encoding FxsA family protein produces the protein MVRKLLPLLLIVPAVEVMILIYSSHLIGVMSTFLLIIATSFIGAFLAKKQGTSLFQKAQRQMSQGHVPSGEILDGMCVLFGGLFLLFPGFLTDVVGFIFLLPFTRKIVKPFLLTWLRRFFQGRNRMTIIR, from the coding sequence ATGGTGAGGAAGCTCCTTCCGCTCCTTCTTATTGTACCTGCTGTTGAGGTAATGATTTTGATTTATTCAAGTCATCTCATTGGTGTAATGTCAACATTTTTACTGATTATTGCTACCAGTTTTATTGGTGCGTTTCTAGCGAAAAAACAAGGAACATCTCTTTTTCAAAAAGCACAGCGTCAGATGAGCCAGGGACATGTTCCGAGCGGTGAAATCCTTGATGGTATGTGTGTACTATTTGGCGGACTGTTTCTGCTGTTTCCAGGCTTCTTGACAGATGTTGTAGGCTTTATCTTTTTACTGCCGTTTACACGCAAAATCGTTAAGCCTTTTCTTTTGACGTGGCTAAGAAGATTTTTTCAAGGACGTAATCGAATGACGATTATTCGTTAA
- the pyk gene encoding pyruvate kinase has protein sequence MRKTKIVCTIGPASESVEKLVELINSGLNVCRLNFSHGDFEEHGARIVNIREAAKQTGKTVGILLDTKGPEIRTNTMENGAIELEEGSEIIVSMTEVVGTTEKFSITYPGLIDDVHVGSKILLDDGLIGLEVLDVNKTDGEIKTKVLNPGTLKNKKGVNVPNVSVNLPGITEKDANDIVFGIEQGIDFIAASFVRRASDVLEIRELLEKHNAAHIQIISKIENQEGVDNIKEILEVSDGLMVARGDLGVEIPAEEVPLVQKDLIKQCNALGKPVITATQMLDSMQRNPRPTRAEASDVANAIFDGTDAIMLSGETAAGSYPVEAVQTMHSIASRAEQALNYSEILQQRSKQVGPSITDAIGQSVVHTALNLNASAIVAPTESGYTAKIVSKYRPQSPIVAVAANDSVARRLSLVWGVTPVVGERVNTIDDMLDHAVNDAVKTGVVAHGDLVVITAGVPVGESGATNLMKVQVVGDVLAKGQGIGRKAAVGKVVIAKTAEEANAKMTEGAILVTNSTDRDMISAIEKAGALITEEGGLTSHAAVVGLNLSIPVIVGVENATSVFSEDQDITVDASRGVVYNGHASVL, from the coding sequence ATGCGTAAAACTAAAATTGTATGTACTATTGGACCAGCCAGTGAAAGTGTAGAAAAATTAGTTGAACTAATTAACTCAGGTTTAAACGTTTGTCGTCTAAACTTCTCTCACGGTGACTTTGAAGAGCACGGTGCACGTATTGTTAACATTCGTGAAGCTGCGAAACAAACAGGTAAAACAGTAGGTATCTTACTTGATACAAAAGGGCCTGAAATTCGTACAAACACAATGGAAAATGGTGCAATTGAGTTAGAAGAAGGCTCTGAAATCATTGTTTCTATGACAGAAGTAGTGGGAACAACTGAAAAATTCTCAATTACATATCCAGGTCTAATCGATGACGTACACGTAGGATCAAAAATCCTTTTAGATGACGGTTTAATCGGTCTTGAAGTACTAGACGTCAATAAAACTGATGGTGAAATCAAAACAAAAGTACTTAACCCTGGTACATTAAAAAATAAAAAAGGTGTAAACGTGCCAAACGTAAGTGTAAACCTTCCTGGTATCACTGAAAAAGATGCAAACGATATTGTATTCGGTATCGAACAAGGCATTGATTTTATCGCTGCTTCTTTTGTGCGTCGCGCATCTGATGTATTAGAAATTCGTGAACTACTAGAAAAACACAATGCAGCTCACATTCAAATCATCTCAAAAATCGAAAACCAAGAAGGCGTAGATAACATCAAGGAAATTCTTGAAGTTTCAGACGGTTTAATGGTTGCTCGTGGTGACTTAGGAGTAGAAATTCCTGCTGAAGAAGTACCATTAGTACAAAAAGATCTAATCAAACAATGTAACGCGCTTGGCAAACCAGTTATTACAGCTACACAAATGCTTGATTCAATGCAACGCAACCCGCGCCCGACTCGTGCGGAAGCAAGTGACGTTGCCAATGCTATCTTTGATGGTACAGATGCAATTATGTTATCTGGTGAAACAGCTGCAGGTTCTTACCCAGTTGAAGCTGTACAAACAATGCATTCAATCGCTTCTCGTGCTGAGCAAGCTCTAAACTACTCTGAGATTTTACAACAGCGCAGCAAGCAAGTTGGCCCATCTATTACAGATGCAATCGGACAATCTGTTGTACACACAGCGCTTAACTTAAACGCTAGTGCAATCGTAGCGCCAACAGAAAGTGGTTATACAGCGAAAATCGTTTCTAAATATCGTCCGCAATCTCCAATCGTAGCTGTTGCAGCAAACGATTCTGTTGCACGTCGTCTGTCTCTAGTATGGGGTGTTACACCAGTTGTTGGTGAGCGCGTAAATACAATTGACGATATGTTAGATCACGCTGTAAATGACGCAGTAAAAACAGGCGTTGTAGCACACGGCGACTTAGTTGTTATTACAGCTGGTGTTCCAGTTGGAGAATCAGGTGCAACGAACTTAATGAAAGTTCAAGTTGTAGGTGACGTTCTTGCTAAAGGACAAGGAATTGGTCGTAAAGCAGCAGTTGGTAAAGTAGTTATTGCTAAAACTGCTGAAGAAGCAAATGCAAAAATGACTGAAGGTGCTATCCTTGTTACAAACAGCACAGATCGCGATATGATCAGTGCAATCGAAAAAGCAGGGGCTCTTATTACAGAAGAAGGCGGTCTAACAAGCCATGCAGCTGTAGTAGGGTTAAACTTAAGCATTCCTGTCATTGTAGGCGTAGAAAACGCAACAAGCGTATTCTCAGAAGATCAAGATATTACAGTTGATGCTTCACGTGGTGTTGTATACAACGGACACGCAAGCGTACTCTAA